The following proteins are encoded in a genomic region of Alnus glutinosa chromosome 8, dhAlnGlut1.1, whole genome shotgun sequence:
- the LOC133875571 gene encoding uncharacterized protein LOC133875571, whose amino-acid sequence MVYFHPRIRLPTGCNPFYPVLNNPLHDLKPKLSQTLKMAATEANSKRPVCPSCSKPAWLCLCSRIRTPGLENSVRVTILQHSLERKHPLNSARIARLGLKNLTVATVSDVHFESRLVIWLRESNTDMGLAQNGLDGLDFDQAVENGETQKLVSEPSDGVGLGRENMGTLEPGLFAKCPSEKNTNLVTACGECSLRNDLSGKPSTQNHEEGINFVPNSGLSVSDVEPEDGLTVEDCISEKGIFDLDRQPNTRMVSAASTLNEAVLDNETDDASESEFSQLDVDSVEAVRGSHEAPVITATIGKYGVISSLCHIWMPEKSHLQKPKFDKIISSPAARDALGKGFSVKKLQKRQMSESMELEEEYEEFELGVPPGSVLLFPSDCAIGVDGLDALGFEVTNLIVLDGTWAKATRMYNENPWLKLLPHLKLDLNKMSLFGEVRSQPKAGCLSTIESIIYALKAIGNEPEGLDNLLDVFESMVEDQRRCKDERLSKVSSV is encoded by the coding sequence ATGGTCTATTTTCATCCCCGGATCCGATTACCCACCGGGTGCAACCCGTTTTATCCCGTCCTTAACAACCCTTTACACGACCTGAAACCTAAGCTCTctcaaaccctaaaaatggCGGCGACTGAGGCCAATTCCAAGAGACCCGTTTGCCCGTCATGCTCCAAGCCCGCCTGGCTCTGCCTCTGCAGTCGGATCAGGACCCCGGGTCTTGAGAATTCGGTAAGGGTGACCATCCTTCAGCATAGTTTAGAGAGAAAGCACCCACTGAATTCTGCTAGGATTGCTAGGCTAGGCCTCAAGAATCTCACTGTAGCAACGGTTTCCGATGTTCATTTTGAATCCCGGCTTGTTATTTGGTTGCGGGAATCAAATACTGATATGGGTTTGGCTCAAAATGGTTTAGATGGTTTGGATTTTGATCAAGCTGTGGAAAATGGGGAAACCCAGAAGCTGGTTTCTGAGCCTAGTGATGGGGTCGGTTTAGGTAGAGAAAATATGGGAACTTTGGAACCCGGGCTATTTGCAAAGTGCCCAAGTGAGAAAAATACTAACTTGGTTACTGCTTGTGGAGAATGTAGCTTGAGGAATGATCTTAGTGGCAAGCCAAGTACTCAGAACCATGAGGAAGGtattaattttgtaccaaattCAGGGTTATCTGTGAGTGATGTAGAGCCAGAAGATGGATTAACTGTTGAAGATTGCATTTCTGAAAAGGGTATATTTGATTTAGATAGACAACCTAATACACGAATGGTTTCAGCTGCTTCAACATTGAATGAAGCAGTTTTGGATAACGAAACTGATGATGCCAGTGAGAGTGAATTTTCTCAGCTAGATGTTGATTCAGTTGAAGCTGTCCGAGGAAGTCATGAAGCACCGGTTATTACTGCAACCATTGGAAAATATGGTGTCATTAGCTCTCTCTGTCATATTTGGATGCCAGAAAAATCCCATTTGCAGAAGCCAAAATTTGATAAGATTATATCTTCTCCTGCAGCCCGCGATGCTCTGGGAAAAGGGTTTTCTGTAAAAAAGTTGCAGAAGCGGCAGATGAGTGAGAGCATGGAGTTGGAAGAAGAGTATGAAGAGTTCGAACTTGGGGTTCCTCCCGGATCAGTTCTTCTGTTTCCATCTGATTGTGCGATTGGTGTTGATGGCCTTGATGCTCTTGGTTTTGAGGTGACAAATTTAATTGTCTTGGATGGTACGTGGGCAAAGGCAACGAGAATGTATAATGAAAACCCTTGGTTGAAGCTTTTGCCGCATTTGAAGTTGGATTTGAACAAGATGAGCTTGTTTGGTGAAGTGAGGTCCCAGCCAAAGGCTGGATGTTTGTCCACTATAGAGAGCATTATCTATGCCCTGAAGGCTATAGGGAACGAACCTGAGGGGTTAGATAATCTCTTGGATGTTTTCGAGTCTATGGTTGAAGACCAGAGGCGATGTAAAGATGAGAGGTTGAGCAAAGTCTCTTCAGTTTGA
- the LOC133874558 gene encoding CRS2-associated factor 2, mitochondrial isoform X1 yields MLRKLLSWRPSTHKPQTTLTLTLRPNTPFPSLSRFLSQSLSEDPYDPPFSPSSKPPKPKKKKTQKSPKKNPSPTRPLKSDIPFDFRYSYSETDPSVEPIGFREPPRFSPFGPGRIDRAWTGTSAPAHQEVDPERIAQERNRVLGDPLSDEEIAELVERYRHSDCSRQINLGKGGVTHNMLDDINNHWRRAEAVRIKCLGVPTLDMDNVCFHLEDKSGGKVIYQHINILLLYRGRNYDPKNRPVIPLMLWKPYAPIYPKLVKNVAEGLTFEQTKEMRNGGLTSPPLMKLTRNGVYVNVVDRVREAFKIEEVVRLDCTHVGTSDCKRIGVKLRDLVPCVPILFKDEQIILWRGQRDQEQESNVSKEVTSALMLE; encoded by the exons ATGCTAAGAAAGCTCCTCTCATGGCGTCCCTCGACTCACAAACCTCAAacaactctaaccctaaccctacgcCCAAACACACCATTTCCCTCTCTTTCTCGTTTCCTAAGCCAATCTCTATCGGAAGACCCTTACGACCCTCCATTTTCTCCCTCTTCCaaacccccaaaacccaagaagaagaagacccaGAAGAGCCCCAAGAAAAACCCTTCCCCGACCCGGCCTCTCAAGTCGGACATTCCCTTCGACTTCAGATACTCCTACTCTGAGACCGACCCGTCCGTCGAGCCCATTGGGTTCCGAGAACCCCCGAGGTTCTCCCCGTTCGGGCCGGGCCGGATCGACCGGGCATGGACCGGGACGTCCGCACCGGCCCATCAGGAAGTGGACCCGGAAAGGATCGCGCAGGAGAGGAACCGGGTTCTCGGGGACCCGCTTTCCGACGAGGAGATCGCAGAGCTCGTGGAACGGTACCGGCACAGTGATTGCTCTCGGCAAATCAATCTGG GGAAGGGGGGAGTTACTCACAACATGTTGGATGACATCAACAACCATTGGAGAAGGGCTGAAGCTGTGAGGATCAAGTGTTTGGGTGTGCCAACCCTTGATATGGATAACGTTTGCTTCCACCTTGAG GACAAGTCTGGTGGGAAGGTTATCTACCAGCACATTAACATCCTTCTTTTATATCGGGGTCGAAACTATGATCCAAAGAATCGGCCAGTTATTCCTCTAATGCTGTGGAAGCCTTACGCGCCGATATATCCGAAGCTTGTGAAGAATGTTGCTGAGGGGTTAACATTTGAACAAACAAAGGAAATGAGAAACGGAGGACTGACTTCTCCCCCACTAATGAAACTTA CCAGGAATGGTGTGTATGTAAATGTCGTGGATAGAGTGAGGGAGGCCTTCAAGATAGAAGAAGTGGTGAGACTAGACTGCACCCATGTTGGCACCAGCGATTGCAAAAGAATAGGTGTGAAATTAAGG GATCTGGTACCTTGTGTCCCTATTTTGTTCAAGGATGAGCAGATAATACTTTGGAGGGGGCAGAGAGATCAAGAACAGGAGTCTAATGTATCAAAGGAAGTTACAAGTGCACTGATGCTTGAGTGA
- the LOC133875572 gene encoding protein FATTY ACID EXPORT 5-like — MHDFCFTIPYGLVLVGGGVFGYIKKGSTASLAGGVGIGLLLLLAGYLSLEAFKKRKNSYLALILETVCAATLTWVMGQRYMQTSKIMPAAVVAGISALMTVFYAYKIATGGNHIPAKAD, encoded by the exons ATGCACGACTTCTGCTTCACGATCCCGTACGGGCTGGTTCTGGTAGGAGGAGGAGTTTTTGGGTATATAAAGAAGGGGAGCACGGCTTCGTTGGCTGGGGGCGTGGGTATCGGATTGCTGCTCCTTCTTGCGGGGTATCTCAGCCTCGAAGCTTTCAAGAAGAGGAAGAACTCGTATCTGGCTTTGATTCTCGAGACCG TTTGTGCAGCTACACTCACATGGGTCATGGGACAGCGCTATATGCAAACCTCTAAGATTATGCCAGCTGCTGTTGTTGCTGGTATCAG TGCGCTCATGACTGTGTTTTACGCATACAAAATTGCAACTGGTGGCAACCATATCCCAGCCAAGGCTGACTGA
- the LOC133875171 gene encoding purple acid phosphatase 18 encodes MMELERKLIAAAAFLLLSATVAAADYVRPPPRKTLHLASHPKASSQPQQVHISLAGDKHMRVTWVTDDKSSPSIVEYGTLPGRYSSVAQGESTSYSYIFYSSGKIHHTVIGPLEHSMVYFYRCGGQGPEFQLKTPPAQFPVTFAVAGDLGQTGWTKTTLDHIDQCNYDVHLLPGDLSYADYMQHRWDTFGELVQPLASARPWMVTEGNHEQENIPFLKDGFESYNARWKMPFGESGSSSNLYYSFEVAGVHVTMLGSYTDYDEQSDQYRWLKDDLSKVDRKRTPWLVVLFHVPWYNSNKAHQGEGDDMMAAMEPLLYAASVDLVLSGHVHAYERSKRINNGRFDPCGTVHITIGDGGNKEGLAHWYINPQPEWSVFREASFGHGELKIVNSTHAFWSWHRNDDDEPVRSDQVWITSLVSSGCVAEKRHIQRGILVAP; translated from the exons ATGATGGAGCTGGAGCGGAAGCTGATCGCGGCGGCAGCTTTCTTGCTACTCTCGGCGACCGTCGCCGCCGCCGACTACGTCCGGCCTCCGCCTCGCAAAACATTGCATCTCGCGTCTCACCCCAAGGCCTCGTCTCAACCGCAGCAG GTGCACATCTCTTTGGCTGGAGACAAGCACATGCGAGTGACATGGGTCACTGATGATAAATCTTCTCCTTCAATTGTTGAGTATGGGACATTACCTGGGAGATACAGTTCTGTAGCTCAGGGAGAAAGCACATCTTATAGCTATATATTCTATAGCTCAGGGAAGATACACCACACTGTCATCGGGCCTCTGGAACATAGCATGGTTTACTTTTACAGATGTGGAGGACAAGGTCCTGAGTTCCAGCTGAAGACCCCTCCAGCACAATTTCCGGTTACTTTTGCTGTGGCAGGGGATCTGGGTCAAACTGGCTGGACCAAAACAACACTGGATCACATTGACCAGTGCAACTATGATGTGCATCTGCTTCCTGGGGACCTCTCATATGCTGATTATATGCAACACCGGTGGGACACATTTGGTGAGCTGGTGCAGCCCCTTGCAAGTGCGAGGCCATGGATGGTTACAGAAGGGAACCATGAACAGGAGAATATACCATTTTTAAAGGATGGGTTTGAATCCTATAATGCTAGATGGAAAATGCCTTTTGGGGAGAGTGGATCAAGTTCGAATCTTTATTATTCTTTTGAAGTCGCAGGTGTTCATGTTACCATGCTTGGTTCATATACAGATTATGATGAGCAATCCGATCAATACAGGTGGCTGAAG GATGATCTTTCAAAGGTGGACCGGAAAAGGACACCTTGGCTGGTGGTGCTATTCCATGTGCCGTGGTATAACAGTAACAAGGCTCATCAAGGTGAAGGTGATGATATGATGGCTGCCATGGAACCCTTGCTTTATGCTGCAAGTGTGGATTTAGTACTTTCTGGGCATGTGCATGCTTATGAACGCTCG AAACGCATCAATAATGGAAGATTTGATCCTTGTGGCACTGTCCACATAACCATTGGTGATGGAGGAAACAAAGAAGGTTTAGCTCACTG GTATATAAACCCACAGCCTGAGTGGTCAGTCTTCCGTGAAGCAAGTTTTGGTCATGGGGAGCTCAAGATTGTGAATTCAACCCATGCCTTCTGGAGCTGGCATaggaatgatgatgatgagccTGTAAGGTCTGATCAGGTCTGGATAACATCGCTGGTGAGCTCAGGATGTGTTGCTGAGAAGAGACATATACAGAGAGGAATACTTGTGGCACCGTAG
- the LOC133874558 gene encoding CRS2-associated factor 2, mitochondrial isoform X2 encodes MLRKLLSWRPSTHKPQTTLTLTLRPNTPFPSLSRFLSQSLSEDPYDPPFSPSSKPPKPKKKKTQKSPKKNPSPTRPLKSDIPFDFRYSYSETDPSVEPIGFREPPRFSPFGPGRIDRAWTGTSAPAHQEVDPERIAQERNRVLGDPLSDEEIAELVERYRHSDCSRQINLGKGGVTHNMLDDINNHWRRAEAVRIKCLGVPTLDMDNVCFHLEDKSGGKVIYQHINILLLYRGRNYDPKNRPVIPLMLWKPYAPIYPKLVKNVAEGLTFEQTKEMRNGGLTSPPLMKLTRNGVYVNVVDRVREAFKIEEVVRLDCTHVGTSDCKRIGSGTLCPYFVQG; translated from the exons ATGCTAAGAAAGCTCCTCTCATGGCGTCCCTCGACTCACAAACCTCAAacaactctaaccctaaccctacgcCCAAACACACCATTTCCCTCTCTTTCTCGTTTCCTAAGCCAATCTCTATCGGAAGACCCTTACGACCCTCCATTTTCTCCCTCTTCCaaacccccaaaacccaagaagaagaagacccaGAAGAGCCCCAAGAAAAACCCTTCCCCGACCCGGCCTCTCAAGTCGGACATTCCCTTCGACTTCAGATACTCCTACTCTGAGACCGACCCGTCCGTCGAGCCCATTGGGTTCCGAGAACCCCCGAGGTTCTCCCCGTTCGGGCCGGGCCGGATCGACCGGGCATGGACCGGGACGTCCGCACCGGCCCATCAGGAAGTGGACCCGGAAAGGATCGCGCAGGAGAGGAACCGGGTTCTCGGGGACCCGCTTTCCGACGAGGAGATCGCAGAGCTCGTGGAACGGTACCGGCACAGTGATTGCTCTCGGCAAATCAATCTGG GGAAGGGGGGAGTTACTCACAACATGTTGGATGACATCAACAACCATTGGAGAAGGGCTGAAGCTGTGAGGATCAAGTGTTTGGGTGTGCCAACCCTTGATATGGATAACGTTTGCTTCCACCTTGAG GACAAGTCTGGTGGGAAGGTTATCTACCAGCACATTAACATCCTTCTTTTATATCGGGGTCGAAACTATGATCCAAAGAATCGGCCAGTTATTCCTCTAATGCTGTGGAAGCCTTACGCGCCGATATATCCGAAGCTTGTGAAGAATGTTGCTGAGGGGTTAACATTTGAACAAACAAAGGAAATGAGAAACGGAGGACTGACTTCTCCCCCACTAATGAAACTTA CCAGGAATGGTGTGTATGTAAATGTCGTGGATAGAGTGAGGGAGGCCTTCAAGATAGAAGAAGTGGTGAGACTAGACTGCACCCATGTTGGCACCAGCGATTGCAAAAGAATAG GATCTGGTACCTTGTGTCCCTATTTTGTTCAAGGATGA